In the Populus trichocarpa isolate Nisqually-1 chromosome 1, P.trichocarpa_v4.1, whole genome shotgun sequence genome, ataaaaaaaagctcgGGCGAACCTGATAACCAACTCAGgtgaacaaatcaaacacatgatCTAGGACATGAAATTGGGATGATCCCATAAAtagcaaagcaaaaaaaatactaaaacaatatattaaaaaatgctttaaaaaaataccaaaatcaaCACGGGCTAATCTTTCACATCTATGATCCGGGTCATGAAACTAAAATTACCTCATTAAAAGCAACTATCCCAAAGTTATCgacaacatatataaatatctaggaaaagtaataactttattttaatactaaataaaagaCAGAATACATACACTATAAATAAATCGCCACTTTTATTAATAATGGAAAAAGATAAACTCGATAACAAtgccaaaataaatataaaaattaattaattaaaagcatTAACTATATATAAGCCTCTCCATAATCTTAAAATACCAAACCAACGATAGCAGCTAGCATGGTCATCAAGAAACTTGCCAAAACATTAGAAGACGATGAACCAGGTGGAGAAGGGATAGTTGGAAGTGACTCTGGAATCATTGAGCTTGTGGGGCTTGGTGCTGGTGTTGGAGCACAACCATCCGAGGTATTATTTGAAGACGGTGAAGGAGTAGCTGTAGGACTTCGTGGTGGAGGTGGTCTAGGGGTGGTGGAGGGTGGTGATGCGCCTGTTGTGCGTGATGAGACAGTGATAGCTAGCTTCTGTCCAAATTGACAATGCCTGCCAATAGTACAGATATAGTAGTGCTCTCCAGTAGAATCAAGGGTAATGTTAACAGGACCAGTGGAAATTACGTCTCCAATAGAGTTTGAAGATGTGCACGCATCAAAGGATTCCTTTTGAACTCGGAGAACATCGTGATTGTTGGTGGTGAAATTAAAAgctgaaaggaagaagaaaaagaaaacaaattaagatgatgatgatttataCCTATATAATTTGATCGtactaagaaaaaaacaacacatcaaGTCTCGGAATATTTAAATCATCATGATAGATACCGAGACGAGAGAAGAGGACATGCACTTACTTAGGGTATCACCAACCATGAAGTTCTTGCCACTAGCCCAGGTAATGTATGCCTGAGCACCGGCCTGTGGAACAGTCCAACCGTCGTTGTCTCCGACCACATACACTGTTTGTGCCACAGAGCGTTGAAACAGAACCATCATGGCAAAACCAAATGTTACACCAATATTAAACATTGCCATTACTCTCTCAAGCCCAATATAATATGATGTTCAATTCCTCACTATATTTCAGCAAGTGTATTGGCTGTTGTGCTTGCAATATTCAAATGTTATGGTCACAGAAGATCTAGTGTATGAAGCATATATAGAGAAGAAGGCGATTACACTGCTGCTCGGGCCCAACAAAACGCGGGTTGCGAGATGGCAAGCAAAGAAGCCGGTCTTCCTTGAACATTTGCATGCACGCAGGGTCCACTTTGATTGAGAATAAGGGTTCACACTTCACAGTTGATACCCGTTAGCTGGGAATTTTggaactttttttatttctcgaGACAAATTTTAATGAGGATAAAAcatcaagctaaaaaaaaaaatactaacaaaagggtatttaatttactttctcatCATTCTTTTGTGTTATGCCACCACAcaaatcattcttttaattatattcttaatttctataatttttcctataaaattattcatttactggatatatatatatcaaattttggtatttttaatatctttgcTTCTATATAATCATGACAAAACAAGATTGAGACGGCATGCTATGACattctttaatcaaaatttaaaaaatacaatattactATGCAACTttgattaattatatgatttcattttattttcttgacccGCGCCCCGCATTTATGTTCTTGAAGAAAACCACATCACAGCATTTAAGTTCTTGGCGGAAAATATTGTTCAATTGTTTTAGAGTCAATAAATTAGACTATTGAATGTTCCAAGTAAGAAGATCCAGAATGCTTGGAGGTTGAATATTCCGTAGCTCATTCcaaagtcaaaataaatattcttgttcatatatatatatatatgactttttttttcttctaacaagGGAGACCTTGAGACGCTGGCAACCAAGTCTTGTTCCTCCTATGTTAGGTGGTGGCGAACCTTCACAACTTGTTCCTTCCTAGTGCTGTTTTGAAATTACTCCTTTTGTGCTCTTTGACCCTTTCTTGTTGGAGATACGAGGgcaattcataaaaatatggcCCCTCtaataagatatttatatttgataacaaggactacaaaaatgaaaataatatttttattctaatctcATTCGAATGAAGTAGGAATAAGAATGAAGAATGTGAAAAGAGATATAAATTAAACATAACTTCATTTTCATGAAAGaggttgggaaaaaaaataagaaatgagagttaatcttttttcaaaaaaaaaaaaatgtcgatAAGTTATATTAGTTTTGCGAGATCATGAATATCTCTCAAACCATATATTggatcaaactgaaattttataaggAGATACTAGACacatatatctatattttataaaattttaggtcaatttgatttcagtaacatattatttaaattggtcAAAGTTACTATTACTATTTTGATAGATTCAtcaacaaagtatttttttttttggctattttCAGCTCAATTAGTCCAGACTTATAATGGGTtagttttgaacaaaaaatgaaGATTAAATGAAACTTATTTAGACCCTAAACTTGTGCATGGGCATGGGCATGGGCTACAATGGTTTATAATATGGTTTGGATTCATTGAAGAATTAGAGtctcttttttcttaagttatgtGTGATGGCTAGAGGCTTTATAAATACTttagtttcatttttcttttatttcttttggctctttttaattttcaacagCTTAGAGAAAAATTTTAACACtcagttttttattcttaatttatgcTTTTGGGTTTGATTAATTAGATAAGATCCAAAACTTGTTTGGGTCATACTTTCGGGtttattaatatagtttttaggTCAATTTTGTAAGCGGATCAATTTAGATCACGATAGTAAATCCATCAgggcttttatttttaaagagtataaatactcttgatAGGGATAAAATATTCAGACTTGATAATACTATAGTTGTTGAATTTATTCAGCTTGTGTGAGAGAGATTATCACATTCTTTGGTTCTCTAATAAACGAAATTGACATATCGAAGATTAATTGATTTTGTGGTgt is a window encoding:
- the LOC7470590 gene encoding cucumber peeling cupredoxin → MAMFNIGVTFGFAMMVLFQRSVAQTVYVVGDNDGWTVPQAGAQAYITWASGKNFMVGDTLTFNFTTNNHDVLRVQKESFDACTSSNSIGDVISTGPVNITLDSTGEHYYICTIGRHCQFGQKLAITVSSRTTGASPPSTTPRPPPPRSPTATPSPSSNNTSDGCAPTPAPSPTSSMIPESLPTIPSPPGSSSSNVLASFLMTMLAAIVGLVF